The sequence AAAACATCCGAAAGCCGTCGTGACCGAATACGCCTGGAGCGCTGGATCGTGCGATCCTTGCCCCGAACCGCCGCTCAATGTGGGAGACCTGGCGACGCTTGGCGTAGACGCATTGCCCGGATACGAAGGCGCCAAAGAAGCGCCGCCGGAAATTGCCAATGCGTTCACGCTGACGCGTCTTCACGCGCGGTACGATAGCAATGCCCTCGGCGAAGACCTCGTTTTTCGCGCCGCACCCCCGATCATGGGCGGAAACGGAGTGCCGGATCCGGAAGGTAAAATGACGCGCGGCGCCCAGCCGAGCGGCATCAACATGTTCCAAGGCCGCTACGTGATGCTTCATCCGTGGGAGGGGCCGATTGAGTGCGAGAAGCCTCAGCGCGGCATGTGGGGCGGACCCATCAAACAAGTCGCCAGTGGTCCCACGGTCGCAACGAATACCGCATTTGCTCCTCGCGGCGCGCAACTTGCCTCGTTTCTACAAGCCAACGAAACGGAGCTCGAATCTTCGGAGGACGCCGTGCTTCCGAGCGGCCCCGCCGGTGAGGTGCCTCCCCTGCCCCCGCCAATGAATCGCGGATGCGGAGCCTGCGCGACGGCGGATGCGCAGGGTGGGCTTGGCGCGGTGATTGGTGCGGCGATCGCGGGATTGGCGGCGGTGCTCAGGCGTCGACGAGCAGCCAAATAAAGTCCGCAATCGCCCCTCGACGTTCACCTCGAGTTCGTCCCTACGCATTACCAACGACCGTCGCCGGTCCAGAAATTGCCCCGCGTCGAATCGTCCTCCCATCATCGAGGCATCGGCATGGTGCAGACAGCGATTCCGACTCCACGGGCGGTGCGTGAAATCCTATTCGCTACGGATTTTTCCGAAGCTTCGCGCATTGCGGGCGAAGTTGCACACGCCTACGCGCAACAATTTGGCGCACGCCTGCACATCCTTTACGTAGAGCGGCCGCGTGTGCCGGTGACGATAAGGTCGACCCTCGAACAGTTGGCCGCAGAGCTTGGCGTCGGCATTCGCGTCGAAACGTCGGTCGCATCGGGAAATGCTGCAGAAGAAATCGTCCGGTACGCGCGGCATCATTCGATCGATCTGATCGTCGTCGGCGCTCACGGCCACACGGGCTCGACGAGCGTGCTGCTCGGGAGCGTCGCCGAACGCGTTGCGCGCACGGCTCCTTGTCCGGTCGTCACGGTTCCTTGGATTCAGCGGGTCGAGGGCAAACAGCCGGAAGTGCCCCAAGAAAGCAGACGCTGTCCGGCTTGCGGCACTCCAACGGACGACCTCCTTTGCGAAGCGTGCCGCGCACGAATTCGTGCTCTGGGTTCGCCAGCGCCGGCGTTCGCAGGCCGGGGGTTTTCCGGCGAGCTCACGCAAGACGAGATTGACGAAGTCCTGCGCATGGAAATCATCGGGCATCTCGGGTGCCACGCCGATGACCGGACGTACGTCGTACCGATTGGCTACGTCTATCGCGACAACGGCATTTACGTACATTTGGACGAGGGCCTCAAGGTGCGCATGATGCGCAACAATCCGCGCGTCTGTTTTCAGGTCGATCACATCAAGGATCTCGCCAATTGGCGTAGCGTCATCGCCTGGGGCGTCTTTCGAGAGCTCCACGGCCCAGAAGCAACCGATGGCCTCTTGCGAATTCGAATGCGTCTGACGTCCCTCACGGCAATCGAAGGCACCCGACCAACGCCTTCGTACGACGCGAAGATGTACGAAGGCTCCGACCATCGACCCGTCTCCGGCGGCCGCGAAGCGGTCATCGGTCGCATCGATGTCACCGAGAAAACTGGGCGCTTCGAACGGCGATGAGAAGCCGTGACGGCGTAGCTATGTTCACAAAAACGAGGTTACGCACTTAGATTGTGGGGCACCTCTCTCGGGGCATCGCTTTCCCCAAGTGGTTGGCACCTTTTTCCATCGCGCCGTTTGGGCCGATCATTTTCCCCACGGATCAACAGAAAGACGATAATGTGACCTCCAGAAGGCTTGCTTGCGCAAGCCCCTTGCTTAGGAGGCCGTCGGGCCTTCCAAGGTGCCAACCACTTCGGAGGAGTAATCGTGCGCACTTATTGGTATTCGCCTCGGCTTGCGACGTTCGTGGCCATCATGGGCTTTGCCGCAACTGCACCTTTTGCTGGGTGCGGCGGTGATGCCGTAACCATCAAGCCCAACGGGACGGGTGGTGATGGTGGTGGAGGTGGCGGGGACTTGGGCGTTTGCGGCAATGGCAAGCTCGAGTCTGCGGAAGCTTGTGATGATGGAAACCTCGTTGGCGGGGACGGGTGCGAGCCCGATTGCAGTTACACCTGCAACAACGCGAGCCCTGCGACGGGCGATGCCAAGTGTGACGATATGGATCCGTGTAATGGCCAGGAAACTTGCCTGGACGATCACACGTGTTCGAAGGGGACTGCCGCGGACGACGGAAAGGATTGCGGCAATGGGCAGATCTGCGTCGCGGGTGTTTGCAGTCCTGATCAATGCGGCGACCTTTTCAAGAGCGAATCCGAGGAATGTGACGACGGCAATGTCACGAATGGCGATGGCTGCAATGATTGCAAATTCTCGTGTTTGTCCTCGGATCCTTTGCGTGATTGCACGAACCTCGATCCATGCCTCGGCACGGTTTGCGACGACGCGACGCATACCTGCGGCAATCCCCTTGGTGAAGGCGCCTACTGTGGTCAGGGCCAAGTTTGCAAGGGCGGCACTTGTACGCCGACCGTTTGCGGCGACGGTGTACTCGAATTCGGCGAAGTTTGCGACGACGGCAACCTCGTCGATGGCGACGGCTGCGACGCCAATTGCACGCTTTCCTGCGTCGATCCAGCCGCCGATTGTCCCATCGCGCCGACATGCCAGATTGCAGCGTGCAGTGCGGCCAATGTGTGCACGACGAATCCTGTCGCAGTAGATCCGGCGTGTGTGGCACCGAGCTCGTGTCAAAATGGTGCTTGCCAAGCTCCCACTGCCGTGTGCGGCAACGGTTTTCTGGAAATTGGCGAAGCTTGCGATTTTGGGGCTGGAAACGGCACCAACACGGGTTGCGAAGACAATTGTACACTATCGTGCATGACGGACGTCGATTGCAACGACATGAATACGTGCGACGGCACGGAAACGTGCACCGACACGCTCCAGAACGGTCAAATTGGGAGACGGTGTGCAGCGGGCATGAACGAGCCGAACTGCTCGGCATGCGCAGGCGGCCTTTGCAACAATGGTACGTGCACGGCATCGGCGTGCGGTGACGGGTGCCTCGACACGATGGCGGGCGAACAATGCGAACCGCCTGGATCCGCAACATGCGACGCGATGTGCAAAACCATCATCGTGGCCATTTGTGGCAATGGCACGCGCGAGCCTTCCGAGCAATGTGACGACGGCAATACGACCAACCTGGACGGCTGCAGTGCCACGTGCACCTTCGAGCAGCTACAGCGTGCCAATTGGCTCGCCATGCAATATGGCACGGACACGTATTGCACCGCCAACCGCCTTGGCAGCGCCATTGCAACGGCAGGTCAAAGCACGATTTCCGACGCCATCACTGCCAGCGTCAAGGACGGATCCATCACGATCATCTTCCAGATGCTCGATCTCGACGATTTGAGCGGCACCAGCGATCCCATGTTGCAGCTCGGATCGACGACCGGAATACCCATCATTCCTGCCGGCACTGTATACGATGGCGCTGCAGACCTCGATTGGTGGTACACGATCGACACGCTCACGCTGGATGCTGCCCGCGTGCCAACGGGCAAACTGAGCGCCAGCATTGCGGGCAAAACGCTCAATGCGGGCCCCGGCTCGCTGTTCCTCACCATCAATCTCGGCGGCGTCCCCGCACCGCTCAACATGAACAACGTCAAAATCGAGGCGAGCATCGGCAATGCGACCATGCCACTCGTGTCCATGGGAGCTCCGCCGGGCCATCTCGCTTCGGAAAACCTTGATCCGGCGCTTCAGAGCTTCGAGACGATGGGGCAACCGAATGCCAATGGTGCAGCCAAGCTTTGCGGGAACGTGTCTGCCGCTTCGCTTGCGCAGGTGCCCGTTCCGGCGGTATTGCTCTCGGGCAGCACCGCTTGCAGCCAAGGGTATACCGCGGCAAACAGTTTGCTCGATGTCATCGTCGGCGGCTGTACGGCTTTGGGCATCATTCCTGTGATCATCGCGCGCCAGCCCGATACGCACGATCCAAACCTGACAAACCTTGGCGCAGGTCCCCCCTACACGCTCACGCGTAACACGACGACCAAACAGGTCAATGGATGCCGGGACATGAACAACGTCGCCGTGCCGCTATTCGAATGTCTACAGGACGCGGCGTACTCGGCGTACTTTAAGTTCGCGACCGATCGCGTCATCGGCAAGTGAATTGAAAACGTACGGCACGCCCCCACAAGGTGCCAACCACTTTTGTGGGCGTAACGCGACCTACAGCAAACACAAGGTGCAACGCGTCCCACGCGATAGAAGGTGCCAGAAGGTGCCAACCACTTTGGGGCGCCCAACTTTGGGGCGCCCAGACTTGGACGTGCCAACCACTTAGGGGTGCGCAAGCTCCAAACCCAGGCCAAAGATGCCGACCGAAAAAAAATTCGTCAAATCACGCAACTGGCTCCTCGCCCGGTCGATGTATAGGTATGCGACGACTGCGACAACTTCTCGCTACCGAAATTTATTTTGTGACCATCCGAACCATCGAGGGGCGTTTCGCACTCAGCCCCTATGCATGTCCACGTGCCTGGCAAGAGTCTGAATATCGGCAGGTCGACTGGGAAAACAAGCTCGCGATGATCGAACGCGGACGTGCGTGCGTCGAGGCAACCGAAGCGCTCACGGACATGATCGGACTCTCGGAAACCAATCATACGTCACGCCCCGAGATTCCCTATGACACATTTACCAATTCGATTCCCAACATCATTGGCAGCTGCATGGCGCGCGGCGTTGCAATGTTCGGCGTGCATCTGTACGGTTTCGTTTGGATGAGCAACCACGCGCACTTGCTTTTACGGGCCCCGAAGAAAAACTTCGCAGACTTCATGGCGTATTTGAATGGTCAGATCGCCGTCAATGTGAATCGGTTTCTTGGGCGAACAAATCAATTGTGGGCGCGACGCTATGCGGCTGCTCAAGTGTTGGACGATGCCGCAGAGCTCGAAATGCTGGGGTACCTCCTCGCCAATCCGCAAAATGCGGGGATTGCAAGTTCCATCAGCGATTGGCCAGGGTTGTCGAGCGCCGCGTTCTTTTTCCAAAACCGCAACCAACGATTCTTGTGTTTCGACCGGACAGCTTGGCACAACAATGGCCGGCCAAGCAACATTGCGCCATTCCTGTCGACCGTGACGCTCGAACACAAGCTATTGCCACAACTGTCGCGACTCGACAAGAAAAAGCTCCGAAGAAAATTGCGTCGATTGATCAATGAGAAGCTAAAACCATCGCCCGTTGCCGACACTCATGTCCAGCTCGCACCTGCCCCCCCGATTCGACGGCAACTGCTCGCACGCACGGTCATTCCAACCGAAAGGCCCGCGCCATCTAAGCGCAAGCGCTCACATCAGCCACTTTGCCATACGACGAAGCCGTCGTTGTGGCAACTGTATCACAAATGGTATCGTGAATTTCGCATTGCATTTGCAGACAGCTCACTCGAGTACAAACGTGGCAACACGGATGTGGAATTTCCACCAGGCTCCTTTGCGCCATCCAAATACCCACGAGCACGTTGCTCGAACGATCCAGATGCATTTTCGCGATTGCATCCAACGCGCCAGAATTTGGAAATCGCAGATGCACGCGCCAAGCTAGCAGCATAAAGAGAAAGCGCTGCGCACACGCAATGGGGGCGTGCGTGCGCCGTGCAATGTATTAGACATTCCGTTGCGGATTCGCAGGTACTGGTTTGCGTCGTGCAACCGGCTTGCGATGTGAACTGGACTGTCGCTCCCAATGACGGAGTCGCTGGAACTCGGGACCTCGTAACGCCAAGTTTCTCGGCCCTAAGTGGCTGGCACCTGTTCTTGGCAGGTCTGGCCGGCACGGCCGGCCTTTCCAGGCGCCTTGATTGGTGCTACCAAGCCGCGCCGTGAGAACGCGTTCGCAGACACCGACCAAGCTGATCCATCGGCGACAGACGCTCGAGGTCCCCAGCGCGGGTGCGCGTCTGGTGCTCGTCGCCGACACACACAGCGCGCCGCATCCGGAAAGTGCGAAACACATCGCGGCGCAGCATCCAACGCACATCCTGCACGCTGGCGACATTGGCGACCTCGGGGTGCTCGACCAGCTCGCGAAGCTATCCAACGTGACCGCCGTGCGGGGCAATATCGATGTCCACGCGCACGATCTCCCGGACGTCATCACGATTGACGTGCGTGACCTCGACGGCCCGCTCGTCACGCTGCTTCTCGTCCACATTGCTGTGTACGGGCCCAAGCTGCGTGCGGAAGTCGCGAAACTCGCACATGCAGAGGGCGCATCGATCGTCGTCTGCGGCCATTCGCACGTGCCGTTCATGGGGCGGGACAAGGGGGTCGTCATCGTGAATCCGGGCTCCATTGGCCCGCGGCGATTCCAGCTTCCGATTGTGTTTGCAACGATGGACGTGAGCCGCGAGCGGATATCGATGCAGCACGTGAGCTGCGAGACGGGGCAGCGGTGGGAGCCCTGATGAATTACTGAGACAGGTGCGTCCCGGCATTTTTGGCGGGACGCCCGAAGTGGTTGGCACCTTTTTCCGAAGTGGTTGGCACCTTTTTCGGAAGGAAAAACTGCGCCTGCCCATGCCCGCTTGACATACCACGGGCGCCAAGTAACAGTGGCCAGCGAGTTCGGGGTCGCGTCATGAAAAAATTTCGTCCTGCCATCGGTTACTCGGACTTTCGCGAGCTGCGCGAAGCGGGGCTCAGCTACGTCGACAAGACGAGCTTCATCACCGAAATCCTCGACGACTCCAGCAAGGTGCTGCTTTTCCCGCGGCCTCGACGATTCGGCAAGACCATTAACCTGTCGATGCTCGGGCACTTCCTCCGCAAGACGAACGAAGATCTTCTCCCGTTGTTCGCGGGCCTCGAGGTCACCAAGAACGCCGAGACCATGGCGCACTTTCAACAATACCCGGTCATCTTCGCCACGTTCAAAGACGTCAAAGCCAAGACATTCGCCGATGCGCTCGATGGAATCCGTGCTCAGATCGTTACTGCGTACCGCGAGCACCGTTACTTGCTCGACGAGAACAAGCTCGATGCGACGATCGCGCGGGAGTTCCAACGTGTGCTGACGGGCGAGGCCACCGCGAACGAGCTTCAGTATGCGTTCTTCTGGCTCTCGAAAGCCCTTCATGAACACCACGGCAAACGTGCTGTCATTTTGATCGACGAATACGACACTCCGGTACAGTCCGGCTATGCCCATGGCTTTTTCGATGACGTCGTGTTGTTTTTCCGCAACTTCTTTTCAGCGTGCCTCAAAGACAACAGCGCGCTTTTCAAGTCGGTGCTCACGGGCATCTTGCGCGTGTCCAAAGAAAACATGTTTTCAGGCCTGAACCATATCGATGTTCGGACGATCCTCCACGAGCCCTACAGTACGTCCTTCGGATTTACCGAAGACGAAGTCGCTTCCATCGTCGAGCCTGCGCATTTGGAAGAAGTCCGCTCGTGGTACAATGGGTACGTTTTTGGCGGGCACGTCATCTACAATCCATGGTCGATTCTCCATTACATCAAAAACGGCGTCTTGGAGCCCTATTGGGTGAACACCGCTTCGAACGAGCTCATCGAGCGGCTTGCGCTCAAAGAGGGTCTCGGTTTGTCCGACACATCGGCTGCGCTCTTGAACGGAGGCACCATCGACGTGCAAATCGATTCCAACATCGTCTTGCGCGACATCGATCGGATTCCCGAAGCGTTCTGGAATTTTTTGCTCTTCGCGGGATACTTGAAGGTCGTCGATTTGCAGCTCGACATGGGACGATATCATGGAAAACTCGCCATACCCAATCGCGAAGTGAACATCGTGTATCAGGACCTCTTTCGCATGTGGCTCGCCAAAGCCGATCCGACATCGGATGACACGAAAACCGTCGTCAAAGCGCTGCTTGCCGGAGATGCTGCCACGGTGCAAGAGAGCCTCGGTCGGATCCTCCTCACGGCCATGTCCTATTACGATGCGGCGGGAGCGAAGCCCGAAAAACTCTACCACGGGTTCGTCCTGGGTCTGCTCGTGCACTTGGAGAAGCAATACGAAATTCGGTCCAATCGAGAATCCGGTTATGGTCGTGCCGACATGATCATGCGACCAAGAACTTCTGGGCGCCCTGGCGTGGTCATCGAATTCAAGGTGCTCGACAGCCCGCGAAAAACCGTGGACGGTGTGCTCAAAGAAGGTGCCCAGCAAGTGCGCGAGCTGCGGTACGCGAGCGAGCTTGCCGCGGCCGGCGCGTCACCGGTTTACGAATACGTGATGACGTTCGATGGAAAACAGACGTGGGTGAAGCGTGTGGAAGAAGTCTTGGGGGAGGCGTCGTCGGTCGAGCGCACGTTTTGAAAGCGCGAGCGTACATCTCAAGGTGGTTGGCACCTTGCGGAGTGCGGCACCTTGCGGGGTGCGTTCGGTATTCGGAGGGGATCGTGCCAGCGACGAGGGCGGCGAGAGCGGCTCCCCATCGCCGCGCCCACGTCACGCAGCGGCTGCGACAGGCTCGGTACGGGCGATTCGGTACGCGCTTTCGTCACGCCGACGGCTTCGCCGTACAGCTTGTGAATGCGTCGCACTTCTTTCAGAAACTCGGGGCCGGCAATGGCGTTGATGTCCGCCTCGAGGTTCTCTTCGTCAATGCGCTCGATGCGCTTTTGCGTCTCCGCCCATTGGCTCGCGTAATCGTCCTTCAAGAAAGACACGCCATTCGGAAACAGCGTCGCCAGGATTGCTTGCGCTCGTGCCGCGAGCGGATACGTCTCCGCGGGAAGTCCCGAGTAGTCTTCGATGCGCCCGACGAGGCGGCTCATGGCATTGTCCGCGAGCACGTCGACGGGTCGCGCATCGGCGCGTTTTTCCACGCGATCGCGCGCCTTCCACGCCGATTGCAAAACGATGACCTTCTGACGAAGCGCCTTTGCGGCCTTCTTGACCGCCGCGGGCGCTTTCTTCGGCACCGCCGCGAGCAGCTTGATGGAAAGCGCTATCGCGCTTGGCACATCGAGCTTCGGAGCACGCGCGTACCGCGACGGATCGAAATCGTCATCCATGATACCTCCAAGGTGTATACGAGCGCCATATCCGCGCGGAAAGCCTGCGTCAAAGAGGTTTCAGTGTCTAGGCGGACGACTTTGGCAGTCATGAGACGCAGAACATCGATCGCGCAGGTGGCAGAAGGTCCCGGAACGATGCCAAGACGACCGCGTGAGGTCCGAGGACATCTCCATGGCGATGTGCACATCGATGACCGGAGGTGCGTGAACCTCGGCGAGTCATGTGAACATCGATCGGGAAGGTTCCGGGACATCACCAACGCGATGTGAACATGGGTGGCCGGAGGTTCGGGAAGGTGTGCGGGTCATCCGAACATCGATCGCGAAGGTTCCGGGACATCGACCAGCGATGTGAACATCGATGGCCAAAGGTGCGCGGACCTCGGAGAGCCATGTGAGCATGAGCGGTGCGCGCAAGAGCGCCATCCGCGTCCCTCGCGGGAGTGCAAGCGCCGACAGCAGAATCACCACGGCACCCGCGCCGATGCCAAACGCGCCAGAACGTAGGTGCTGCAGAGCCAGGGGGAGAAAGTAGTCGGGATTCACAGGCTATCTTGTGTCGTCAAGGTTATGGGTGGATCAGCGGCTGCATTGTTTCGCGCAATGACAATCGCTGTTGCAGTCCTCGTAGCCTGCCATCTTCCAGTCGATTGTTTCGAAAGGCGTCTCAATGCATTTCGGGCGCAAGCATGGTCTCGAGACGCGGCGCCAGCTCGGAGATGGCGGCGGGGTATACGGCAGGAGATAGCTCGTCGCAGCGGTATTGGACGAGCAGGGATTCGCTACAATCCTTCGGGCCGAATGCGCAATACGACCTTGCCAGGGCTTTCTTCCGTTGGGCCCTCGAAGCGATCGAAGACCAAAAGATAACGCGTCACCCCATCGGCCGCCATCGTGAGCCACGAAAAATTCGCCGGTGCTTTCGGATTCGTCGCCGGATCCACCCAGTAATCGGAGAATGCGCTGATCACGCGATCGCCACGCCAAACCAAATTCGCTGCCGTGAGCTCGGAATGACCCACCGCATCGAATCGAGCCAGCTCCGTGTCCGCCGTGCGCTCTCTCAATATCGCAAGCGTTTCGTTCTTCGACTCGCCCGCGTGCAAATCGACCGCCGTCACCCCGCGCGGACCCCCAAGCTCGCCATTGACGCTGATCGTCGCGCGACGAAAACAAAGGTGCCAATCTTTCGTGGCCAGGGCGCTCGCAGGTGTGTGAAAAACACGCGCCCCACTGCCCAAATCGAGGCACTCGCTCGGCACGTCGTCCGCAGGCTGCGATCCGCCCGCCGTGCCGTCGATATCAACGAGCTCTTGCGTCGGCCCCGCGCCGGAAGACGTCACTTCGGCCCAGCGCAATCGATAGATCGCCGCAATCGGCGCTCCTTGCATTTCGCCGTAATAACCGAGGATCTGCACCTTCCAGAGTTTGTCCCCCTCGCGCACACCAAACACATGGTACCGCACCCAAAGCACGTGCATCATCGGATCGTACGCCCAATAATCGCTGAACGGTCCACCCGTTTGGTCTTTCGTGACAAACGGCACCGTGGGCGCAATGCCCTCGTCATAGGTCGCCGCATCGAGCGGCCCGAACGCTCCTCCATCGCCAGGCCCAGAAACACCACTATTCGTAAAAATATCGTATTTCTCGAATGCAATGTCCCAGCTCGAATCCATCGATCCGTCGCCCATGGGGGTCACGATCGCCGGTTCTTTGTACGAAACGAACGTCCTGCTCGACGCAGACACCGGCACTTCGAGCGTTTTGCCAGGGTCCTCATTGGGTGTCGTCCCGGTCGACGAAGGATTGCCAACGGATTCGCTGCATCCGGCAACGAAAAGACAAAGCGCTGCTGCGAAAAATGTTCGATTCATCGTTCCTCCAAGGGATATTCGGCCGTGAGGCCTACGTAGATGGTTCGACCCTGGACCGGACGTTGATCGCCCAATCGATCAGGATCTTTTTGCACGCCGAGCGCATTGAGCACGCCCGCATACGCCTGCGCGCCCGACCATAATGGCCTCGCCAAACGCGCATCGAGCGTCTGAAAGCCCGGCGTTCGCAATCCTTCATCGAGGAATGCGTCGGTGACCATTCGGTATCTCATCACGAGCTCCAAGCGCCACGGTAAATCGCCCCGGATTGCCGTATACACCGTGTGCGGCGGACGCCCCTCGAGCGGCCTTTCATTCTCGTCGTCGCGCGTCCAGAGATACGCATATCCAGCTTCGGCACGCAATCGCTTCGAAAGCGTACACGCAGCATCGATTTGCACGCCAAACGTGCGCGCTCGACCGATGTTTCGATACGTATAATCATCAATGCCGCCCTGACTCGTCGTCGGCCGAATGTCGATATCAATCATGTTGTCAATCCAGTTAGAAAAAACGCCGCCGCGTACAAGCAGGTTTTTCGTCATGCGCAGGCTCACGTCGCCGCTCGTCCCCCAAGATGTTTCTGGCCCAAGGTCCGGATTGCCGAGCACCCGATAACCAAGCGCACCGTGATCGAATGCAAACCCGATTTCCTTGGCCGCAGGCGCTCGAAACCCTCGACCAAGCGAAGCACGCACCGTGACCACGCTCGACGGTTGATACGAAAGAGCGAGCCGCGGGACCGCGACCGCACCATAACGCAAGTGCATTTCACCTCGACCACCGACGAGCACGGTCAATGTATCGATGGGCTTCCAACCGAGCTGCGCATATGCGGCAATGCTGCCAAGCGTCGCGGGCGTCAATTCATCCGCAGTATTCGTACGAATTTGTCCGCTCGCAAATTCGGATTTCGTAAGCTGCTGCGATAGTTTTTCCACTTCGGCCCGCGTACCGACCACCCACGTCCTTCGAGGTCCATCGGCAAACGTCGCCGTCGCCTCGAAGCTTGACAAACTGGCATTTCGCGCACGCAATTCATCGAGCGGCGATTCATAGCGATCCTTTTCCGTCGTATCGAACGCCCATTGTTGTCCCAGCGCCAATCGCAAGGTCGAACCTTTGCCGATATCGATGAGCTCCACGACGTGCACGGCAAATCGATCCGTTCGTTGCGGCAAATCGATACGAAATGCCCCAAGGCCAGGCACAATCTGCGTTTGTCGGCGCTCGGAAGCATCGTGAATCCATCGCACGCGCGCCTGTACGCGCGTACGCGGCCCAATACGCGCGCCCAGCCGAAACCCAATCAATCCTTGAAGCCGGTCGGGCATTGCCAAATCCGGCTGGTCCTCGCGCAGCGCAACACCGTCGGTGCGCACGAAGTTTCCATCGAGCGTCGCCCAAACGCGTTCGCCACGCCATGCCGCATTTCCTTGCGATATGAATCCGCGTCGATTGCGCCCTTCGATGCGCACGCGCCCGCTCACGCCCGGATACAGCGGCTGCCCCGTGACCACATTGACCACGCCGCCAATGGCGCTCGTGCCGTACAACGAGCTCATCGGGCCGGCCACGACTTCGACACGCGCCACATCGGAAAGCGGCATGCGCGACAAATCGATCGCCCCGCCCACGTCGCCAATGACGCGCTCGCCATCCTCGAGCACCAGCACGCGTTGCCGATCGAGGCCCTGGATTTGAATGGCGCTCGGATTGCCGATATCGCCATACGCCGCCGGATTGACCTGCACCCCGAGCTGCCCCGAGAGCGCCTCGGCCACATTCGTTGCACCGCGCCGTTCAGCCTCCTGACGCGTCACCACATCCACGCGCACCGTCGCGCGCTGGCTCTGCTCCGGCGTTCGCGTGCCCGTCACGACGACCTCGACGGCCTTGTCGGCCGCGGGCGGGTCGGTCGCAAGCGCGATACCCGGATACGACAGGAGCAACGTCCATGCGACGAGCGAAACCACGCACCGGCCTCGTCGAGGAACCAAAGCGGCGCTAGCGTTGGAGGAGCGTTTGTCCATGTGGCTGTGCCATTTCAAAAATCACTCGACCCATAAGCCAAATTCTGGTTTCTCATAATTCGAAACATACAACATCATCAGTGCCTTTTTTGAGACACATAGCCAACGTTGATTTCATCCTTTAGCGGCAAAATCCACCGCTTCGGCCAAAGCGAATCCTCTTCGGCAGCGAGGTTCACCATGGGATCGACGAGCCTCTGGCTCGGGCGCCCGTTCATCGTGACAAACGCATCCGCACGG is a genomic window of Polyangiaceae bacterium containing:
- a CDS encoding HmuY family protein is translated as MNRTFFAAALCLFVAGCSESVGNPSSTGTTPNEDPGKTLEVPVSASSRTFVSYKEPAIVTPMGDGSMDSSWDIAFEKYDIFTNSGVSGPGDGGAFGPLDAATYDEGIAPTVPFVTKDQTGGPFSDYWAYDPMMHVLWVRYHVFGVREGDKLWKVQILGYYGEMQGAPIAAIYRLRWAEVTSSGAGPTQELVDIDGTAGGSQPADDVPSECLDLGSGARVFHTPASALATKDWHLCFRRATISVNGELGGPRGVTAVDLHAGESKNETLAILRERTADTELARFDAVGHSELTAANLVWRGDRVISAFSDYWVDPATNPKAPANFSWLTMAADGVTRYLLVFDRFEGPTEESPGKVVLRIRPEGL
- a CDS encoding TonB-dependent receptor, with protein sequence MRVDVVTRQEAERRGATNVAEALSGQLGVQVNPAAYGDIGNPSAIQIQGLDRQRVLVLEDGERVIGDVGGAIDLSRMPLSDVARVEVVAGPMSSLYGTSAIGGVVNVVTGQPLYPGVSGRVRIEGRNRRGFISQGNAAWRGERVWATLDGNFVRTDGVALREDQPDLAMPDRLQGLIGFRLGARIGPRTRVQARVRWIHDASERRQTQIVPGLGAFRIDLPQRTDRFAVHVVELIDIGKGSTLRLALGQQWAFDTTEKDRYESPLDELRARNASLSSFEATATFADGPRRTWVVGTRAEVEKLSQQLTKSEFASGQIRTNTADELTPATLGSIAAYAQLGWKPIDTLTVLVGGRGEMHLRYGAVAVPRLALSYQPSSVVTVRASLGRGFRAPAAKEIGFAFDHGALGYRVLGNPDLGPETSWGTSGDVSLRMTKNLLVRGGVFSNWIDNMIDIDIRPTTSQGGIDDYTYRNIGRARTFGVQIDAACTLSKRLRAEAGYAYLWTRDDENERPLEGRPPHTVYTAIRGDLPWRLELVMRYRMVTDAFLDEGLRTPGFQTLDARLARPLWSGAQAYAGVLNALGVQKDPDRLGDQRPVQGRTIYVGLTAEYPLEER